In a single window of the Pongo abelii isolate AG06213 chromosome 1, NHGRI_mPonAbe1-v2.0_pri, whole genome shotgun sequence genome:
- the SRM gene encoding spermidine synthase: MEPGPDGPAASGPAAIREGWFRETCSLWPGQALSLQVEQLLHHRRSRYQDILVFRSKTYGNVLVLDGVIQCTERDEFSYQEMIANLPLCSHPNPRKVLIIGGGDGGVLREVVKHPSVESVVQCEIDEDVIQVSKKFLPGMAIGYSSSKLTLHVGDGFEFMKQNQDAFDVIITDSSDPMGPAESLFKESYYQLMKTALKEDGVLCCQGECQWLHLDLIKEMRQFCQSLFPVVAYAYCTIPTYPSGQIGFMLCSKNPSTNFQEPVQPLTQQQVAQMQLKYYNSDVHRAAFVLPEFARKALNDVS; encoded by the exons atGGAGCCCGGCCCCGACGGCCCCGCCGCCTCCGGCCCCGCCGCCATCCGCGAGGGCTGGTTCCGCGAGACCTGCAGCCTGTGGCCCGGCCAGGCCCTGTCGCTGCAGGTGGAGCAGCTGCTCCACCACCGGCGCTCGCGCTACCAGGACATCCTCGTCTTCCGCAG TAAGACCTATGGCAACGTGCTGGTGTTGGACGGTGTCATCCAGTGCACGGAGAGAGACGAGTTCTCCTACCAGGAGATGATCGCCAACCTGCCTCTCTGCAGCCACCCCAACCCGCGAAAG GTGCTGATCATCGGGGGCGGAGATGGAGGTGTCCTGCGTGAGGTGGTGAAGCACCCCTCCGTGGAGTCCGTGGTCCAGTGTGAGATCGACGAG gATGTCATCCAAGTCTCCAAGAAGTTCCTGCCAGGCATGGCCATTGGCTACTCTAGCTCGAAGCTGACCCTACATGTGGGTGACGGTTTTGAGTTCATGAAACAGAATCAGGATGCCTTCGATGTGATCATCACTGACTCCTCAGACCCCATGG GCCCCGCCGAAAGTCTCTTCAAGGAGTCCTATTACCAGCTCATGAAGACAGCTCTCAAGGAAGATGGTGTCCTCTGCTGCCAGG GCGAGTGTCAGTGGCTGCACCTGGACCTCATCAAGGAGATGCGGCAGTTCTGCCAGTCCCTGTTCCCCGTGGTGGCCTACGCCTACTGCACCATCCCCACCTACCCCAGCGGCCAGATCGGCTTCATGCTGTGCAGCAAGAACCCG AGCACCAACTTCCAGGAGCCAGTGCAGCCACTGACGCAGCAGCAGGTGGCGCAGATGCAGCTGAAGTACTACAACTCCGACGTGCACCGCGCCGCCTTCGTGCTGCCCGAGTTTGCCCGCAAG GCCCTGAATGATGTGAGCTGA